The region GGTATTCGCGGTGAGGATATGAGTTTTAACACCGCTTGTACGGCTAGCGCCAACGCCTTAATGACGGCAGTTGCGCATGTAGAAGCTGGCATCGTAGAGCATGCCTTGGTGTTGGGTGTTGAGCTTTACAACAATGTGACGGCATTAGGATTTTACAGTTTAGATCTGCTTACCCAATCAGTGATGCGCCCCTTTGATAGCGAGCGGGACGGATTGGTGCTAGGAGAAGGCGTGTCCGCTTTGGTGATAGGCCGAGATCCAGAGGACGGAGGGACGCGATTTTATCTGCGTGGTGGCGCCAATCTTTGTGATACATACAGCATTACCATGTCTAATGTTGACGGTTCAGCTATTGCGGAGGTAATGACACAGGCGCTGGACAAGGCCGGTGTGAGCCCTGCAGAGATAGACCTAATAAAAGTGCATGGTACGGCGAGCCTAGCAAACGATGAAGCGGAGTCGGCGGGAATGCATGCAGTGTTTTCTACTTTACCTAATGTGTGCGCTTTAAAACCATTTATTGGTCACACCTTGGGGGCTTGTGGATTGAATGAGTTGATTTTATTTTATCGCGCTATCGAAGCTGGGTTTTTAATTGCAACGCCGGGTATTAGCGCTGATGCCGGTGACCTGAATGTAGTGTTGAACCAGGAGCTTCGCACTGTTGCGCCAGGTTGTTTTATGCTCAATTATTTTGGCTTTGGTGGTAATAATACATCGCTCATTATTAGTAATAAGCATGATTGCCAAGGAGCGATAGCGTAATGACAACCTATATTGTTGCCGTTGGCAGTTATTGCGAACAGGTTGATTGTGAGCTTCCACCTTTGAAAAAAGTGGTTCAAGAAACTGTGGGTGGGAATATACGAAGAGTCGGGCGTTTTATTCAGTTAGCCCTTATTGGTGCTGGCCGAACATCATCAAAAATATCAACTGAGACGGCGGTATATCTTACCTCCGGTAGCGGTGATGTTGAAATGACGGTTAATGTACTCAATACCATTTACCGGCAGGCGGAGCCACCACGCCCACTGAGTTTTATTAATACTGTTAGTAATGCCGCTTGTTTTTATATTGCTCAAACACTGCAATTAAATGGCGCTAGTAGCTTTGTCAGTAGCCGTTACTTTGCTGTGGAAACAAGCTTGAGAGTGGCGCTCTTGGCACTGGAACAAGGCCAGCAAAAAGCGGCACTAGTCGGTGCTGTTGACTCGGTGGTGCTACCACTTGATGAGCACCGGCGACGACTTGGGCTTGATGAAAAAACCAGCGTCGCAGAGGGAAGCCACTGGCTTCAATTGGTAAGTGATCCGTCTGATAGAGATGTGTTGGCTACCTTAGATGAAGTGCGCCCTTTCTCAACTAGTGAGGCATTGTCGGAATATTTGGCCACATTAACTTTAAGTCCTACTGATTATTTGGCCCTAGGCCAGTCGATGGCAATGGATGAGGCCTATTATTGGCAGGAGCTTTTAGGCTTGCCGGTGTTTAAACTTGGTGGCGAGCTTGGGTATTTTAAAAGCCAGGCTGGTGCAGTGTTTTGTGAGTTTATACGCCGTGGACCGGGCCGGCTTATTTATGTGAATCGTGATCCGCTGGGGCGATATATACTGGTAGTGATTAATAACTGCTGAGGCTATGTTGTGTCAGCGTTGTTTCGCGCTATTGGGCTTCCATGGGGTCAACGAACTTCTGTCGACCTGATAAGGACTCGATCAGCGATACTGTTTTAATAGCTGCCAAGCTTTAGCTTCTTGGTCTGCACAGACATTAAGCAGTGCAGCGAGCTCTTCACCGTTCATCTCCTTACGACCCTTGCACATTTTGCTGCTGACCAGTGCAAACTGACGCCACTCGTCACCAGCTTCGGCCATCATTTCGCCGGCTTCAGCCAGTAGTTCATTGTTAAGTGCTTTGGCGGTTTCTTTCAGAAATGAGGCGTAGATAAAGCGAAAGCCTGCGCCACCAGTGCCAATTTCTTCTTGCATACGCACGACGTGACTCAGATAGTGTGGCAAATATTTTTCGCGCTTACTGGCATTTTTCTCGAGTTTGATAATGCATTTTCCCATGTGTCTTATGCCCCGAAGACCGATGACTGGTAAGGGCGCGCCGGTCATTGTGCGGTGGTTTTTTTTGATTGCACTGATTGATGCTTTAGCTAAATCAAAACTTTGGGGTACTTGGGTGGGGTAATACATCATGCCTTTGGCGGCAAGTGCGCCTTTGGCAAACCGCGCTTTTTTAAGCGACGTCACATCACAGCGTACAACATCTTCAAACACGGGATCGCTAATTAGGTAGTCATTACCGTCGCGGCCATAGACCATTAAATTGTGTGCATTAAAGTGAAAGCGCATGGTTTCAGGAAAATATGGCAACCAGAAAACTGAGGTTTGCAGGCCGACAATTCGGCCTTGATCGAGTTGAAGATCAAGCTCATCCATTCCTTGTTGCGGGTTGTTGAATGTTTGATAGTGCATCTGCAGGCCAAGCTGTTTTTGAACGCCCTTTATAATACTGCGTGGGGGCATACGGTAAGCAATTAATGGCATTCCAGATAATTTAATGAACGGTATATAGGCAAAGGCTAGGGCGCTTGCTAAGCCAAAAGCCATTGGTTCTGACAAGCTAAGGCCGTTGTGACTAAGTAAGCTGGAGGCAACGCCACTTTCGCAATGTGCTGATTGTTGGTGTTTAAACATGTACTTGGCTGCCATGAAGTGGGTGGGCGGGCAATTGCTTTAGAAAATCAATCTCTAAGCCGAGTGCCTCGCTGTAGCGATGAAGAAGCTTTGGTGAAAGTTTTTTAAATATTTCGGGTTTGAAATGACGGCGAATCCGCCATTGATACAAGCCACTTACTTGAGCTAGTAGCGCTAAATCCATACGTCGAAAATACATAAAATATTCTAGGGCAGCTGTTTCGCCGTTGTATGCTCTGCGCCATGCTTCATCGCATTGCTGCTCTATCAGTTTGAGAGCAGATTGCGTTGCTTCGGCTTCAACTATCCAGCCGCTAGATTTTACCCCAATAAAATCACCGTGTTCGTCCGCGGCATAGATCAACTTATGGGCATTGCCATAGGTGCTGTTTTCGCTGTCTTGGGGAACTTCATCGATTTTCATTACAGAGATTAAACCACGGTTAAATGTAAAAAGGATGTTGAAAAGCGGCCACTTTCGGGGATGTAACACAAGATGTTTTGGCCCGCTTTTAGCTTGCCAGAACGAAATAACTCTTCAAGCATAATGTATATCGAGGCGGCGCCGGTATTGCCTTTTGTTGCTAGATTGGTAAACCAGCGCGACATAGGTATGTCAAAGTCTACCGATTTTAAGCCGGCAAGGAGTTTTTTGCGGAAAAAAGCTGATGAATAGTGAGGGACAAACCAATCAATGCTATCTGGCTTTAATGAGTATTTGTCTTGTAGCTCTAAAAGTGGCTTTTTGACGGTGTATTCAATGATATTGTCGTTTAGTAATTTAACGTCTTGCTTCACCGCCATTATGGAATTTTCGGCGCATTGTTGCGGGCTAAAACTTTGCCAGCCTGTTAGTGTGCCATCTTCATTTTTAACCGCGCCAGCGTACATGCAAGACTCAACTTCTCCTGCATAAGAAATAATATCCAGCCAATTTATGCGTAGCGATAGGCCTTGGCTTGCAGGTTGGTTGCGAAGCAGCATTGCCCCGGCGCCATCAGATAGCATCCAGCGAAGAAAGTCTTTTTCAAACGCTAGCTCGGGCTGCTTTTCTAGATTATCGACATTGGCCTCTATTTCATGGCTAAAATTATCCGCTTTCATACTGGCTGAGGATAAGTCTGAGCCTGTGGCGATAGCGTTTTGGTGTACGCCTGAGAGTACACCCATATAGGCATACTTCAGCGCGGTGATGCCGCTAAGACAAACCCCTGATGTAGCGATGACCTCGCAGCGGCGGAGTTTTAGTTGGCCCTGAACCATCACCGCGTGATTGGGCATTAATTGGTCCGGTATTGATGTTCCGCAGCTCAGGCAATTGAGCTCATCTAAGGTCCATTGCGGGTTAGTAATCGCGTCAATAGCTTTGGCCGTCATGTCAGCGTTGCTGTAATTATGGGCTAATGTTTCTGGGTCTATGGCATAGTGACGACTACGAATACCATTGGCGCGTAATACTAAACGACGTGCACGAGAGGTTCGATTTCCGACCTGTCCTAGAATACGTTCCATTTGATCATTTGTGACAGGAGGGTTGGGAAGAAAAGCGGAAATATCGGTGATATAAACAGCATTATCACTCATAACTTAGGGGTCCATTTAATAAATTATTCGCCTGATGGGGCCGCAAAATACTGGCGCTGGGCAGCGATGCGTTTTTTCATCAAAGGCGCTAACAGTGTCTTGAAAATAGCGGTTACAGGCACGACGGTTAGGATTAAAGTAATTAAAAATAAAATATAAAGGACGAGCACAGCACGGCGAAGTAGTGTGCCGGGTTTACCTAGTGAACGTAGCAATGCACCCCATAAACGAAAGCTGCGAATGGCGATTCGCTCAGAGGCTATCAGTCGTTCGTTAATAGTAACCGCGCCTAAGTTTTGCAATAAAGGGGCGTTGTCATTACTTGCTCTAACGGGGAGTTGTTGAGCGATGGCTTCGCCAAAGCGTGATGCTGCCTTTATGGCTTTGGCATCGACGCCTGCTGCGGGAATAAGTCCGTTTAAAAAAGGGCCTTTTTTGCCGGTTAATACCCATAGTGGTGTAGAGATGAATGTGGCGGCACTGTGGGATGGGTCGGTGAGTACAATATTGTCAATCAAACG is a window of Zhongshania aliphaticivorans DNA encoding:
- a CDS encoding beta-ketoacyl synthase N-terminal-like domain-containing protein; the protein is MTTYIVAVGSYCEQVDCELPPLKKVVQETVGGNIRRVGRFIQLALIGAGRTSSKISTETAVYLTSGSGDVEMTVNVLNTIYRQAEPPRPLSFINTVSNAACFYIAQTLQLNGASSFVSSRYFAVETSLRVALLALEQGQQKAALVGAVDSVVLPLDEHRRRLGLDEKTSVAEGSHWLQLVSDPSDRDVLATLDEVRPFSTSEALSEYLATLTLSPTDYLALGQSMAMDEAYYWQELLGLPVFKLGGELGYFKSQAGAVFCEFIRRGPGRLIYVNRDPLGRYILVVINNC
- a CDS encoding dialkylrecorsinol condensing enzyme, whose protein sequence is MNKRILVIYYSQSGQLTNVINSITEPLQKAADIEVVFECLQPIKPYPFPWPFLSFFDHFPETVHDKPQPIAPLSTATEKPFDLVILAYTVWFLSPAQPITAFLQSTAAKQLLHNTPVITVIACRNMWLMAQEKVKRHLTLLSARLIDNIVLTDPSHSAATFISTPLWVLTGKKGPFLNGLIPAAGVDAKAIKAASRFGEAIAQQLPVRASNDNAPLLQNLGAVTINERLIASERIAIRSFRLWGALLRSLGKPGTLLRRAVLVLYILFLITLILTVVPVTAIFKTLLAPLMKKRIAAQRQYFAAPSGE
- a CDS encoding BtrH N-terminal domain-containing protein; this translates as MFKHQQSAHCESGVASSLLSHNGLSLSEPMAFGLASALAFAYIPFIKLSGMPLIAYRMPPRSIIKGVQKQLGLQMHYQTFNNPQQGMDELDLQLDQGRIVGLQTSVFWLPYFPETMRFHFNAHNLMVYGRDGNDYLISDPVFEDVVRCDVTSLKKARFAKGALAAKGMMYYPTQVPQSFDLAKASISAIKKNHRTMTGAPLPVIGLRGIRHMGKCIIKLEKNASKREKYLPHYLSHVVRMQEEIGTGGAGFRFIYASFLKETAKALNNELLAEAGEMMAEAGDEWRQFALVSSKMCKGRKEMNGEELAALLNVCADQEAKAWQLLKQYR
- a CDS encoding beta-ketoacyl-ACP synthase III, which produces MSDNAVYITDISAFLPNPPVTNDQMERILGQVGNRTSRARRLVLRANGIRSRHYAIDPETLAHNYSNADMTAKAIDAITNPQWTLDELNCLSCGTSIPDQLMPNHAVMVQGQLKLRRCEVIATSGVCLSGITALKYAYMGVLSGVHQNAIATGSDLSSASMKADNFSHEIEANVDNLEKQPELAFEKDFLRWMLSDGAGAMLLRNQPASQGLSLRINWLDIISYAGEVESCMYAGAVKNEDGTLTGWQSFSPQQCAENSIMAVKQDVKLLNDNIIEYTVKKPLLELQDKYSLKPDSIDWFVPHYSSAFFRKKLLAGLKSVDFDIPMSRWFTNLATKGNTGAASIYIMLEELFRSGKLKAGQNILCYIPESGRFSTSFLHLTVV
- a CDS encoding beta-ketoacyl synthase N-terminal-like domain-containing protein produces the protein MIRKQRRGPAVFLGAGIHSSLGNGIDANLAALKTSPQVPRLLKNTLTDDTLEIPYKILSDSPLIDSQERLFRVVDDVVEQALTEAGLSESQRHSMNVYLGSSSFDIGVSEAHFQQQLAVENDACKALALPDPSMANLADYVLQSLGIRGEDMSFNTACTASANALMTAVAHVEAGIVEHALVLGVELYNNVTALGFYSLDLLTQSVMRPFDSERDGLVLGEGVSALVIGRDPEDGGTRFYLRGGANLCDTYSITMSNVDGSAIAEVMTQALDKAGVSPAEIDLIKVHGTASLANDEAESAGMHAVFSTLPNVCALKPFIGHTLGACGLNELILFYRAIEAGFLIATPGISADAGDLNVVLNQELRTVAPGCFMLNYFGFGGNNTSLIISNKHDCQGAIA